The following coding sequences are from one bacterium window:
- a CDS encoding cupin domain-containing protein: MEKEYLKDLSAVVKILLEDASIKETIKNLKLQLRKSNEPFIGSAIRIESFRERLPQNIKSAWVFVNKKNVLSIVHYHPNSTQHTVIVEGKGEVKIAGRCEEMRLFNQQNEDCWYVIDNNVAHEFYPKGREMVVISFHTCLSNELIEIKCDSGKQRLYETVKK; the protein is encoded by the coding sequence ATGGAAAAGGAATATTTGAAGGATCTAAGTGCTGTGGTTAAAATATTATTAGAAGACGCATCAATCAAAGAAACTATTAAAAATCTCAAGTTACAGCTTCGAAAGTCTAATGAACCATTCATAGGGAGTGCCATAAGAATAGAGTCTTTTCGTGAGAGACTCCCACAGAACATCAAATCTGCCTGGGTATTCGTTAACAAAAAGAATGTTCTTTCTATTGTTCATTATCATCCAAATAGTACTCAACACACGGTAATAGTCGAAGGGAAAGGAGAGGTCAAAATTGCCGGCCGTTGCGAGGAGATGCGATTATTCAATCAGCAAAATGAAGATTGCTGGTATGTGATAGATAACAATGTAGCTCATGAATTTTACCCGAAAGGACGAGAAATGGTTGTTATTTCTTTTCATACGTGCTTAAGCAATGAGCTGATAGAAATAAAATGTGATAGTGGTAAACAACGTCTATATGAAACGGTGAAAAAATGA
- a CDS encoding tyrosine-type recombinase/integrase, producing the protein MNNLKHKVMLMLVYSAGLRVGEVVRLKTEDVDSKRMLIHIKGSKGRKDRYVMLSEVALEILRGYWRKYKPEKWLFEGARVGRHLSTRTVEKILEDACKKAGTKKDVSVHTLRHNFATHLLEGGTDLRYIQELLGHKDSKTTEIYTHVSTKNIGKIKSPLDTLNLKKGK; encoded by the coding sequence GTGAATAACCTAAAACATAAAGTGATGTTGATGCTTGTATATTCTGCTGGATTAAGAGTTGGAGAGGTAGTAAGATTAAAGACAGAAGATGTTGATAGCAAGAGGATGCTAATTCATATCAAAGGGTCAAAGGGGAGAAAAGATCGTTATGTAATGTTGTCGGAAGTAGCATTAGAAATTTTAAGAGGATATTGGAGGAAATATAAACCCGAAAAGTGGTTATTTGAAGGAGCAAGAGTAGGCAGACATTTATCCACAAGGACAGTTGAAAAGATATTAGAGGATGCGTGTAAAAAGGCTGGTACAAAAAAAGATGTTTCAGTACATACCTTAAGACACAATTTTGCTACGCATTTATTGGAAGGCGGGACTGACTTAAGATACATTCAAGAGCTATTAGGACACAAAGATAGTAAGACAACAGAGATTTATACCCATGTGAGTACTAAAAACATTGGGAAAATAAAGAGTCCACTGGATACCTTGAACCTGAAGAAAGGGAAGTAA